A single region of the Chromatiales bacterium genome encodes:
- the mutS gene encoding DNA mismatch repair protein MutS → MPEIKHTQSMQQYLDIKSQYPDLLLLYQMGDFYELFYDDAKVASRLLDITLTSRSRSDKEPIPMAGVPVHSVESYIAKLVQRGESVVLCNQVGDPKATKGLVERKVVRIITPGTLTEESLLQEKKENLLISIHDNKDCYGIATVELSSGNFTLYECENITSLNAEIKRLQPSEILVAEDQDLAISTTAQRTTRPPWHYNYDHCHRILCEQMNTRDLSGFGCAQMIAAICAAGALFSYLKETQKTLLPHLSKLSVEHLKDYIALDAESRACLEIDSTIRGDDKHSLVAIYDKTSSAMGSRCLRRWFGQPLKDHQRINNRLDAVEWLLNNGDKENLTQQLRKISDLERIISRIALLTARPRDLRGMCETLEVLPDIKALLKSAEVVLIQKIDTALNVKQTTTETLKKAIKDQPPATIRDGGVIKQGFDAKLDELRALSSHADDYLIKLEEDEKQRSGLANLRIAYNKIHGYYIEITRTQAKHVPEDYHCVQTLKNAARFTIPALREFQGRTLAAQEQALAYEKKIYLELLQSLLPELEELKACAKGLAALDVYNSLACCAQQYHYCRPSFSDQIGIKIVGGRHPVAERTMDREFIPNDLYMDEQRRILIITGPNMGGKSTYMRQTALIVLLAHIGAYVPADQATIGPIDRIFTRIGAADDITSGHSTFMVEMTETANILNNATKQSLILMDEIGRGTSTFDGMSLAWACVAHLAEHNFALTLFASHYFELTSLDQHYTTVHNVHIDAIEHKEKIIFLYKVKAGPANKSYGLQVARLAGVPESVVNVAQQKLHQLEAQQKQNNGSRQMDLELSAAVTPKIETDNELTTLLSQLDVDGLSPREAHAKLYEIKSKVEKS, encoded by the coding sequence ATGCCAGAGATTAAACACACACAAAGTATGCAACAGTATTTAGACATCAAGTCTCAATATCCTGACTTGTTATTACTCTATCAAATGGGCGATTTCTACGAGTTATTTTATGACGACGCTAAAGTAGCATCTCGTTTGCTTGATATCACGCTGACCTCGCGCAGTCGTTCTGATAAAGAACCTATTCCGATGGCCGGCGTACCAGTGCACTCAGTTGAGTCGTATATTGCCAAGCTGGTACAGCGTGGCGAATCTGTGGTGCTATGCAATCAGGTAGGCGATCCTAAAGCAACTAAAGGGTTGGTAGAACGAAAGGTAGTGCGTATTATCACACCCGGCACCCTCACTGAAGAGAGCTTGCTGCAAGAAAAAAAAGAAAACTTGCTGATCTCTATACATGACAATAAAGACTGCTATGGTATCGCCACTGTCGAACTCAGCAGTGGCAATTTCACGCTATACGAATGTGAGAACATAACGAGCTTAAATGCCGAAATCAAACGGCTACAACCTTCGGAGATACTCGTAGCAGAAGACCAAGACTTAGCCATTTCGACAACGGCACAACGCACTACCCGCCCACCGTGGCACTATAACTATGACCATTGCCACCGCATCCTCTGCGAACAAATGAACACCCGCGATTTAAGTGGTTTTGGATGCGCACAGATGATTGCTGCAATCTGTGCCGCCGGTGCATTATTTAGTTATTTGAAGGAAACCCAGAAAACCTTGCTACCGCACTTATCCAAACTAAGCGTCGAACACTTAAAAGACTATATTGCGCTAGATGCCGAGAGTCGCGCCTGCCTTGAAATAGACAGTACTATCCGCGGGGACGATAAACATAGCTTGGTGGCAATTTATGATAAAACGAGTTCAGCTATGGGTAGCCGCTGCCTGCGCCGATGGTTCGGGCAACCCTTAAAAGATCATCAGCGTATCAACAATCGCTTGGATGCGGTTGAGTGGCTATTGAACAACGGTGACAAAGAAAATCTTACGCAACAACTTAGAAAAATCAGTGATCTAGAGCGCATTATCTCGCGCATTGCTTTGTTAACCGCCCGCCCTAGGGACTTGCGCGGCATGTGCGAAACACTGGAGGTATTACCGGACATCAAAGCCTTATTAAAATCCGCCGAGGTGGTGCTAATACAAAAAATAGATACTGCACTCAATGTTAAACAGACAACTACCGAAACATTAAAAAAAGCGATAAAAGATCAACCGCCGGCGACGATAAGAGACGGTGGCGTTATCAAACAAGGCTTTGATGCTAAATTAGATGAATTGCGTGCTTTGAGTAGCCACGCTGACGACTATCTAATCAAACTGGAGGAAGACGAAAAACAACGTAGCGGTTTAGCTAACCTGCGCATCGCCTACAATAAAATACACGGCTATTATATAGAAATTACCAGAACACAAGCCAAACATGTGCCCGAAGACTATCACTGTGTACAAACACTAAAAAATGCTGCTCGTTTTACTATCCCAGCGTTACGCGAGTTTCAAGGACGTACACTCGCCGCTCAAGAACAAGCACTAGCGTACGAGAAAAAGATCTACCTAGAATTGCTACAGAGCTTGTTACCTGAACTCGAAGAACTCAAAGCATGTGCGAAAGGCCTAGCGGCACTTGATGTATACAATAGTCTCGCGTGTTGCGCACAGCAGTATCATTATTGCCGGCCGTCATTTTCTGATCAAATTGGCATTAAAATCGTTGGTGGTCGCCATCCGGTCGCCGAGCGTACGATGGACCGAGAGTTCATACCTAACGACTTGTATATGGATGAACAGCGACGCATACTGATTATCACCGGACCTAATATGGGTGGCAAATCAACTTATATGCGACAAACCGCATTAATTGTATTGCTCGCACACATCGGTGCTTATGTACCAGCTGACCAAGCGACCATCGGGCCTATAGATCGGATTTTTACACGCATCGGCGCTGCGGACGACATTACATCAGGGCACTCTACTTTTATGGTCGAGATGACCGAAACCGCCAATATACTCAATAATGCGACTAAACAAAGCCTGATTTTGATGGACGAAATAGGACGCGGCACTAGTACCTTCGACGGTATGAGCTTGGCTTGGGCTTGTGTAGCACATCTCGCAGAGCATAATTTTGCGCTGACCTTGTTTGCCAGTCATTATTTTGAATTGACTTCTCTAGACCAACACTATACAACCGTACATAATGTGCATATAGATGCGATTGAACATAAGGAAAAAATAATCTTTTTATACAAAGTCAAAGCTGGTCCAGCTAATAAAAGCTATGGTTTGCAGGTGGCGCGGCTCGCTGGAGTGCCAGAGAGTGTCGTCAATGTTGCCCAACAAAAACTACATCAGTTGGAAGCACAACAAAAACAAAACAACGGTAGTCGGCAAATGGATTTAGAATTATCAGCAGCAGTAACCCCAAAGATTGAAACCGATAATGAACTCACTACCCTCCTCTCCCAACTAGATGTTGATGGACTCAGCCCGCGTGAAGCGCATGCCAAGTTATATGAAATTAAAAGCAAAGTCGAAAAATCCTAG
- a CDS encoding CinA family protein, with protein MPDTLDDKSLYDTISNRLATILRARGMRLATAESCTGGWIAKACTDIPGSSAWFSAGLVTYSNEAKQTVLGIDASLLSEHGAVSYQVVAQMLDHTLGKVTDADIAVAVSGIAGPDGGCAAKPVGTIWLGWQLRGGTPRIRHFNFVGSRSDIRRTTVAHAVQGIVQLLQEG; from the coding sequence ATGCCTGATACTTTAGATGATAAATCGCTCTACGACACAATAAGTAACCGCCTTGCCACCATATTGCGTGCGCGTGGCATGAGACTTGCTACTGCTGAGTCGTGTACTGGTGGATGGATCGCTAAAGCCTGCACTGATATACCCGGCAGTTCGGCTTGGTTTAGTGCGGGATTGGTGACCTACAGCAACGAGGCGAAACAAACCGTGCTTGGCATAGATGCTTCGTTGCTCAGTGAACACGGTGCGGTGAGCTACCAAGTCGTCGCACAAATGCTTGACCATACCTTAGGCAAAGTCACTGATGCCGATATTGCAGTTGCAGTCAGTGGTATCGCTGGTCCCGATGGCGGTTGTGCTGCTAAACCAGTTGGCACAATATGGCTTGGGTGGCAATTACGCGGTGGCACACCGCGCATACGACATTTCAACTTTGTCGGCAGCCGTAGCGACATTCGCCGCACAACTGTTGCTCATGCCGTGCAAGGTATCGTGCAGTTACTGCAGGAAGGTTAG